A stretch of DNA from Candidatus Atribacteria bacterium ADurb.Bin276:
TGTGCTGTACTCCAGGGTGAAAAATGGATAATGTTAAAACAACACAAGGATTGTATGTTAAATTAGGAAAGAATTGGGTCATCTTATTTCTGCTCCTTTTGTGTATAATTTTTAGTTTTGTTGGAAAAGGTTTTTTTGCCAATAACACCCTGAACAATGTTTTAATGAGTTCATCCCCTTCGTTACTTTTAGCAGCCGGAGAAACTTTTGTTATCATTACTGGTGGGATTGACCTTTCCATTGGTTTTGTAAAAGGTATGGTATCGGTTATATCTGCTATTGTTATGCGGAATTTATTTGCTATGGGATATTCTCCCTTTATCTGCATATCATTGGGGATCATTGTGGGTTTATTGATTGGTTTATTACCCGGGTTACTCAATGGACTATTGGTCGCCAAGTTTCGAGTGCCTCCTTTTATCGCCACTCTTGGAATGTATGGCATAGCTAATGGAATTGCTTTCGGATTATGCGAAGGATTTCCCATTATTGATCTTCCCCAACAAGCCGGAAGAATAGGAAATGGTTTTATACTCTATTATTTTTCTGGTCTTGGGTTTTCCTTTCTCAAACCACCTGAGGGTATTCTTGACTCTCAGCTACGGGATTTGGTTCGGATTTTACCCAATTCAATTCTTATTTCCGGTATTATTATTGCCATTTTTGGGTATATTTTAACCAAAACCCAATTTGGCCAACACACTTACGCTATCGGTGGAAATATCGATGCTGCCAGAAGAGCGGGAATCAATGTAGACAGCCACTTGATTAAAATTTATACAATTTCATCTTTCTTCGGTGCCCTTGCAGGTGTGTTGTCGGTCTTGGTTTATTCCATTGGTTCACATACCCAATTTTCTGCCAGTTTGGAGCTCTTTGCGGTAGCGGCGGTAGTCATAGGAGGGGCCAGCTTAAAAGGAGGGAAGGGAAGTATTTGGGGTTCTTTTTTGGGAGTTATGGTTCTCACGGTTCTCGAAATTGGTTTTCTCATGGCAGGAATTTTCCCTTTCTATCGTTATATAGCCGTGGGAAGTATATTGGTGTTGGCAGTAATTATTGATCAAACATTTCCTGAATTAGTTTACGATTAAAGGAGAGAATACCATGAGTGCTGAAGATATTCGTAAATTATCAGGAAACAAGCGAGAATGGGGAGTATTAATAGGCCGAAGCTGGGTTTACCTTTTTTTAATAGGAGAAATCATCATTTTTAGTCTTTTGGGGACCGGCTTTTTTAGTGCCAAGAATTTTCAGAATATAATGGTTAATTCCATGACCATTTTACTTCTGGCGGCCGGACAAACCTTTGTAATA
This window harbors:
- the rbsC_29 gene encoding Ribose transport system permease protein RbsC, translating into MDNVKTTQGLYVKLGKNWVILFLLLLCIIFSFVGKGFFANNTLNNVLMSSSPSLLLAAGETFVIITGGIDLSIGFVKGMVSVISAIVMRNLFAMGYSPFICISLGIIVGLLIGLLPGLLNGLLVAKFRVPPFIATLGMYGIANGIAFGLCEGFPIIDLPQQAGRIGNGFILYYFSGLGFSFLKPPEGILDSQLRDLVRILPNSILISGIIIAIFGYILTKTQFGQHTYAIGGNIDAARRAGINVDSHLIKIYTISSFFGALAGVLSVLVYSIGSHTQFSASLELFAVAAVVIGGASLKGGKGSIWGSFLGVMVLTVLEIGFLMAGIFPFYRYIAVGSILVLAVIIDQTFPELVYD